One window of Hymenobacter canadensis genomic DNA carries:
- a CDS encoding DUF4304 domain-containing protein, whose product MLKTDVQLRFDQLVTKVLWPVFKARGYKKTGNNFRYYDPLGWGKIVNIQKSAFGDRHDIRFTVNTGLYLAEADRQWTGRIAADRFLEPDCLIRARVGQLSGSGQDVWYEFTEQTVPEVLYQQVERDVVTYVLPYLDRMVSADAIIQHLLAKRQPASAQAISTVFACGYKEQARQWLADELATAASRTHRQQMESIKAILA is encoded by the coding sequence ATGCTCAAAACAGACGTTCAGCTTCGCTTTGACCAACTCGTGACGAAGGTGCTGTGGCCCGTTTTCAAGGCCCGGGGCTACAAAAAGACGGGCAACAACTTCCGCTACTACGACCCGCTGGGCTGGGGCAAGATTGTCAATATTCAGAAGAGTGCGTTTGGGGACCGGCACGACATCCGTTTTACGGTGAACACGGGGCTATATTTAGCGGAAGCCGACCGCCAGTGGACTGGTCGCATCGCCGCCGACCGGTTCCTGGAACCCGATTGTTTGATTCGCGCCCGGGTCGGCCAACTAAGCGGTTCCGGCCAAGACGTGTGGTACGAGTTCACGGAACAGACCGTGCCCGAAGTACTCTACCAGCAGGTAGAACGGGACGTGGTGACGTATGTGCTGCCCTACTTGGACCGGATGGTTTCGGCCGATGCCATCATTCAACACCTGTTGGCGAAACGTCAACCGGCTTCCGCGCAAGCAATTTCCACGGTGTTTGCGTGTGGCTACAAGGAGCAAGCCCGGCAGTGGCTAGCCGATGAACTGGCCACTGCCGCGTCGCGAACGCACCGACAGCAAATGGAATCCATCAAAGCAATTCTAGCTTAG
- a CDS encoding DUF805 domain-containing protein, whose protein sequence is MFRDVSSPKGRIGRLEYGLSYFAYLIVLVVLQLVFGPNENDNLLLALFYLASFLLCLWFLVAQGAKRCHDRGNSGWYQFIPFYVFWMLFAAGDSGDNAYGPNPKAAAPAGERK, encoded by the coding sequence GTGTTTCGAGACGTTTCTTCCCCTAAAGGCCGAATTGGGCGCTTAGAGTACGGCCTGAGCTACTTCGCTTACCTAATCGTTTTGGTCGTCCTCCAACTCGTGTTTGGTCCCAACGAGAACGACAACCTTTTACTAGCCCTCTTCTACCTGGCGTCCTTTCTGCTGTGCTTGTGGTTCCTCGTGGCCCAGGGGGCCAAGCGGTGCCACGACCGCGGCAATAGCGGCTGGTACCAATTCATCCCTTTTTACGTGTTCTGGATGCTTTTTGCGGCGGGGGATAGCGGGGACAATGCTTATGGCCCCAACCCGAAAGCAGCTGCCCCAGCGGGAGAACGTAAGTAA
- a CDS encoding IS1182 family transposase — MTRFRLSERVPTHNLYRRLAELVDWRFLYEETKALYSHTGQPSLDPVVFFKLVLVGRLENLISDRRLVEHCALRLDILFFLGYEVDEELPWHSTVSRTRQLFPAAVFERLFDHVFAQCVAQGLVAGDTQAVDSAPVKANASLEAVLEKGQVSARGPLLVTGELVATAPAAHLVTAPAHQLRNLATAQARRQGTQSGALGAQHDKARLLSNKTHYSPTDPDARISIKPGKARALNYLCSLAVDTAHGVISHVQADFADSRDSLHLPRLLTGLQQRLRAQQLRMHELLADAGYANGLNYALLEAQQVTAWIPVFGQYKATIEGFTYDAEQDVYHCRAGKALPFRKCDMTADGTGLKIYWATCSDCQQCPLKSTCIPGAKRKQLTRTLYDAPYRRAWQRQQSRQGQRMRRVRQGTVEPVFGNLIQHYGLRRMNVRGQAGAHKTMLLTAVAYNLKKLLKHRVNRQVSLAMALPQPILALIRRSQGPTGRP, encoded by the coding sequence GTGACTCGTTTTCGGCTCTCCGAACGGGTTCCGACTCATAACCTGTACCGGCGGCTGGCCGAGCTGGTCGACTGGCGTTTTCTTTACGAAGAGACCAAAGCGCTCTACAGTCACACGGGCCAGCCCTCGCTCGACCCGGTGGTGTTTTTCAAGCTCGTGCTCGTGGGCCGGCTGGAAAACCTGATCAGTGACCGGCGCTTGGTCGAGCACTGTGCCCTGCGGCTCGATATCCTCTTTTTCCTGGGCTACGAAGTGGATGAGGAGTTGCCTTGGCACTCGACCGTGAGCCGCACCCGCCAGCTATTTCCAGCCGCCGTATTTGAGCGCCTGTTTGACCACGTCTTTGCCCAGTGCGTAGCCCAGGGGCTAGTGGCCGGCGACACGCAAGCCGTCGACTCCGCCCCGGTCAAGGCCAATGCCTCGCTGGAAGCGGTGCTGGAAAAGGGGCAGGTGAGCGCCCGCGGCCCGTTGCTGGTCACAGGTGAGCTGGTGGCCACGGCGCCTGCGGCTCACCTGGTAACGGCCCCGGCGCACCAGCTGCGGAATCTGGCCACGGCCCAGGCTCGGCGACAGGGCACGCAATCGGGCGCCTTGGGCGCACAGCATGACAAAGCCCGATTGCTGAGCAACAAGACCCATTATAGCCCCACCGACCCGGATGCGCGCATTTCCATTAAGCCCGGCAAAGCCCGGGCGCTCAATTACCTCTGCAGCCTAGCCGTGGACACGGCCCACGGCGTGATCAGCCACGTGCAGGCTGATTTCGCCGATAGCCGCGATAGCCTGCACTTACCCCGCCTGCTCACTGGGCTGCAGCAGCGGTTACGAGCGCAGCAGCTGCGCATGCATGAGCTGCTGGCCGACGCGGGCTACGCCAACGGCTTGAATTACGCCCTGCTCGAAGCCCAGCAGGTCACGGCCTGGATTCCGGTCTTTGGCCAATACAAGGCCACTATCGAAGGCTTTACCTACGATGCTGAGCAGGACGTTTACCACTGCCGGGCGGGCAAGGCGCTGCCGTTTCGCAAGTGCGATATGACGGCCGACGGCACCGGGCTAAAAATCTACTGGGCCACCTGCTCGGACTGCCAGCAGTGCCCGCTCAAGTCTACCTGCATACCCGGGGCCAAGCGCAAGCAGCTCACCCGCACGCTCTACGACGCACCCTACCGCCGGGCTTGGCAGCGCCAGCAAAGCCGACAGGGACAGCGCATGCGCCGGGTGCGCCAAGGCACCGTCGAGCCCGTCTTCGGCAATCTGATCCAGCACTACGGCCTGCGCCGGATGAACGTGCGTGGCCAGGCCGGGGCCCACAAAACCATGCTGCTCACAGCCGTGGCCTACAACCTGAAAAAGCTGCTCAAGCACCGTGTCAACCGGCAAGTGAGCCTGGCCATGGCCCTGCCACAGCCGATATTAGCCCTTATTAGGCGCTCGCAGGGCCCAACTGGCCGACCTTGA
- a CDS encoding maleylpyruvate isomerase N-terminal domain-containing protein gives MLDHKLQNLLRSLSPDDWQHPTLARQWTVKDVAAHLLAGNLQTLSMLRDGYFGEAPDVPSYAGIVAYLNRLNADWVRAARRLSPAVLVELLVQSGAEYTAYLHTLDPWAPAVFSVAWAGEAESKNWFHVARDYTEKWHHQQQIREAVGQTTELLTPALYRPFLDTLLCGLPHALRDVPAPAGAVVQVCVTSASGGVWETEKTAEGWQLRATPVPGTRPTAEVELAPEMAWKVFTKGINPADAAAQMRGDTDLSAAVLRLVAVMA, from the coding sequence GTGCTGGACCACAAGCTGCAGAACTTACTGCGTTCGCTCTCGCCCGATGACTGGCAGCACCCCACGTTGGCCCGGCAATGGACGGTAAAAGATGTGGCCGCGCACCTGCTTGCTGGCAACCTGCAAACCCTCTCCATGTTGCGCGACGGCTACTTCGGTGAAGCGCCCGATGTTCCGAGCTATGCCGGCATTGTGGCCTACCTCAACCGGCTGAATGCGGACTGGGTGCGCGCGGCGCGCCGGCTGAGCCCAGCGGTGCTCGTCGAGTTATTGGTCCAGTCGGGCGCCGAGTACACGGCCTACCTCCACACGCTGGACCCGTGGGCGCCGGCGGTGTTTTCGGTGGCGTGGGCGGGCGAAGCCGAGTCAAAGAACTGGTTTCATGTTGCCCGCGACTACACCGAGAAATGGCACCACCAGCAGCAAATACGGGAGGCCGTCGGCCAAACCACCGAGCTACTGACCCCTGCCCTCTACCGGCCGTTCCTGGACACGTTGCTGTGTGGCTTACCCCATGCGTTGCGGGACGTGCCAGCGCCGGCCGGGGCGGTGGTACAAGTATGCGTTACCTCGGCTAGTGGCGGCGTTTGGGAGACAGAAAAAACTGCCGAAGGGTGGCAGTTGCGTGCCACGCCGGTGCCCGGCACCCGGCCCACGGCGGAAGTGGAGTTGGCCCCCGAAATGGCTTGGAAGGTGTTCACCAAAGGGATAAACCCCGCCGATGCCGCCGCGCAGATGCGCGGCGATACGGACTTGAGCGCGGCCGTGCTCCGGTTGGTAGCCGTCATGGCCTAA
- a CDS encoding DUF3592 domain-containing protein encodes MAATLASTAEAIITVVSLAMAGLVVAALVAHFRKRQWLQQHGVRTPGRILRLETDPNDYESAALFPVVQFQPLDHPTLVVRYDIGQYPAAFLVGQAVVVCYDPAQPTRFEMNVDAPEGPAWLVALLVVATVGAGVYYYLQP; translated from the coding sequence ATGGCTGCTACCCTTGCTTCGACTGCTGAAGCCATTATCACCGTGGTTTCTCTTGCTATGGCAGGCTTGGTTGTGGCCGCACTCGTGGCCCACTTCCGCAAGCGACAATGGCTGCAGCAACACGGCGTGCGCACCCCCGGCCGCATCTTGCGACTCGAAACGGACCCTAACGATTACGAGTCTGCCGCCTTGTTTCCAGTGGTGCAATTCCAGCCCCTAGACCATCCCACCCTGGTGGTACGCTATGATATAGGGCAGTATCCGGCCGCTTTTTTGGTGGGGCAGGCTGTAGTGGTCTGTTACGACCCGGCCCAACCGACGCGGTTTGAGATGAATGTCGACGCCCCCGAAGGGCCGGCGTGGTTGGTGGCGTTGCTCGTCGTCGCAACCGTCGGGGCTGGGGTATACTACTATCTGCAACCCTAA
- a CDS encoding SMI1/KNR4 family protein — protein sequence MDRARAKTNSFASVPFTASPMDQSDELLWAQQQWQQGGTIALQTASEAELTRFAQRYHVQLPAELVRYFTLVNGTAHAYDERFFRFYSLAEVQSVAERFDDYHGLPKYSDLMRTWPEHKQFYVVADYMIHLLAYAIRLDAQAFSANPVFVLCGDKYQQVATSFTEFLTLYKRDAAELYMSEEEVVE from the coding sequence ATGGATCGGGCCCGAGCAAAAACGAATAGCTTTGCCAGCGTACCCTTTACCGCTTCCCCGATGGACCAGTCAGATGAGTTGTTGTGGGCGCAGCAGCAATGGCAACAAGGCGGCACCATTGCCTTACAAACGGCTTCCGAAGCCGAATTGACTCGTTTTGCCCAGAGGTACCACGTCCAGCTGCCCGCGGAGTTGGTCCGCTACTTCACCTTGGTCAACGGCACCGCACATGCGTACGATGAGCGCTTCTTTCGCTTTTACTCGCTGGCCGAAGTTCAGTCGGTGGCCGAGCGGTTTGACGACTACCATGGGCTGCCCAAGTACAGCGACTTGATGCGCACGTGGCCCGAGCACAAGCAGTTCTATGTAGTTGCCGACTACATGATTCACCTCTTGGCCTATGCCATTCGGCTAGACGCGCAGGCCTTTTCGGCTAATCCTGTGTTCGTACTCTGTGGTGACAAGTATCAGCAAGTAGCCACTAGTTTCACCGAATTCTTAACGCTTTACAAAAGGGATGCTGCCGAGCTATATATGAGCGAGGAGGAAGTGGTCGAGTAG
- a CDS encoding DUF6843 domain-containing protein, with protein sequence MGILLAFVGYSWTRSFTTPETYLIPSGYRGRVLVIFNQLDGQKPELERGRRIYHIPSSGVLFTQFADEQGFIDQQYYYRTPTGQRQRLGVLNTRSFNEEWTTVKNANEPPRDSLAVFNPGTMGTFGDAQDSRRRVFLELSVGTYNELEHFKEVSTDRLDSLQQAFRKSRR encoded by the coding sequence GTGGGCATTCTGCTCGCGTTTGTGGGCTATTCTTGGACCCGTTCGTTTACTACCCCCGAAACGTACTTGATTCCGTCCGGCTACCGCGGACGGGTGCTCGTGATTTTCAATCAGCTGGACGGCCAAAAGCCCGAATTGGAACGGGGCCGCAGGATTTACCACATCCCCTCGTCGGGCGTACTCTTCACCCAGTTCGCCGATGAACAAGGGTTTATAGACCAGCAATACTACTATCGCACCCCCACGGGGCAGCGTCAGCGGTTGGGGGTGTTGAACACGAGAAGTTTTAACGAGGAGTGGACCACGGTCAAGAACGCCAACGAGCCGCCCCGGGACAGCCTGGCGGTCTTTAATCCGGGGACCATGGGGACATTTGGCGATGCACAGGATTCCCGCCGCAGAGTGTTCCTGGAGCTATCCGTGGGCACATACAACGAGTTGGAGCACTTCAAAGAGGTTTCGACCGACCGCCTCGACAGCCTCCAACAGGCATTCCGGAAAAGTCGTCGGTAA